In the bacterium genome, one interval contains:
- a CDS encoding NAD+ synthase codes for MKTPVIDTWKVEEHLVSFIRRAVERSGKEKAVVGLSGGIDSATIGALAVRAMGSSNVIGLLLPYRAGRPEDIRDAQELADLFGIHTRTIDIAPMIDAYFEHFSRASVMRKGNKMARERMSILYDWASYHNALVLGTGNRTEYYMGYFTKYGDGGVDVEPIGCLYKTEVRQLAVSIGIPRHLANRTPTAGLWQGQTDEGELGFTYQFLDSILYCMIDLHLGRQSLLQEGFFPDDIDTVRSMVRATRHKRRTPPIPEFKAEWRKAEEE; via the coding sequence ATGAAAACGCCCGTCATCGACACCTGGAAAGTCGAGGAACACCTGGTCTCCTTCATCCGCCGCGCCGTGGAGCGCTCGGGCAAGGAAAAAGCCGTCGTCGGCCTTTCCGGCGGGATCGATTCGGCCACGATCGGCGCCCTGGCGGTCAGAGCCATGGGCAGTTCCAACGTCATCGGGCTCCTCCTCCCCTACCGGGCGGGGCGCCCCGAGGATATCCGCGACGCCCAGGAACTGGCGGACCTTTTCGGAATCCACACCCGCACCATCGACATCGCCCCCATGATCGACGCCTATTTCGAACACTTTTCCCGCGCCAGCGTCATGCGCAAGGGGAACAAGATGGCCCGGGAACGGATGAGCATCCTCTACGACTGGGCTTCCTACCACAACGCCCTCGTCCTGGGCACCGGCAACCGGACCGAGTACTACATGGGCTACTTCACCAAGTACGGCGACGGGGGCGTGGACGTGGAACCGATCGGGTGCCTCTATAAAACCGAGGTCAGGCAGCTGGCGGTCTCGATCGGGATTCCCCGCCACCTGGCCAACCGGACCCCGACCGCCGGGCTCTGGCAGGGCCAGACCGACGAGGGCGAACTGGGGTTCACCTACCAGTTCCTGGACAGCATCCTCTACTGCATGATCGACCTGCACCTGGGAAGGCAGAGCCTGCTCCAGGAAGGGTTCTTCCCCGACGACATCGACACCGTCAGGTCGATGGTCCGCGCCACCCGGCATAAGCGCCGGACCCCGCCCATCCCCGAATTCAAGGCGGAGTGGCGCAAGGCCGAGGAGGAGTGA
- a CDS encoding zf-HC2 domain-containing protein, whose product MNCPPDRVLSAFLDGESGPAAAREVAAHLRDCPACRSRALTLEAARAPEEPPGPDCPALEVILGAADGTAGTARVREVEAHLRGCGRCRLLAAGARRAAAEAKEAESAAAAPPGLREEARRLLERAGKKVVPFPEPGPAELPRAAEPKTPYGEKPDAPGSP is encoded by the coding sequence ATGAATTGCCCCCCCGATCGAGTGCTTTCGGCTTTCCTGGACGGGGAGAGCGGCCCCGCAGCCGCCCGCGAGGTCGCGGCGCACCTGCGGGACTGCCCCGCCTGCCGGAGCCGGGCGCTGACCCTGGAGGCCGCCCGCGCGCCGGAAGAGCCGCCCGGCCCCGACTGCCCCGCCCTCGAGGTCATCCTGGGAGCGGCCGACGGCACGGCCGGTACGGCGCGGGTCCGGGAGGTGGAAGCGCACCTGCGCGGCTGCGGCCGCTGCCGGCTCCTGGCGGCGGGCGCCCGGCGCGCCGCCGCGGAAGCGAAGGAGGCGGAATCCGCCGCCGCCGCTCCCCCCGGCTTGAGGGAAGAAGCGCGACGGCTCCTGGAGCGGGCGGGGAAAAAAGTCGTCCCCTTTCCGGAACCGGGCCCCGCGGAACTTCCCCGGGCCGCGGAACCGAAAACTCCCTATGGAGAGAAACCCGACGCCCCGGGAAGCCCCTGA
- a CDS encoding sigma-70 family RNA polymerase sigma factor → MSELEANVETYSRVIWYVVRGNRLLEEDARDLFMEIWEAVIRGWPSFQGNCRPATWIAAVARRRCADFFRRRREASLEEMGAGGDEDGPAFEPADPAAGRAPARRQAREMIEDALSSLPPRQEKALRLWMAGYRYREIAEELGREGIRLNAGQVGKLLLEGKRRMGASLRRRGIDSVEDVWE, encoded by the coding sequence ATGAGCGAACTGGAAGCCAATGTCGAAACCTATTCCAGGGTGATCTGGTACGTGGTCAGGGGGAACCGGCTCCTCGAAGAAGACGCCCGGGACCTTTTCATGGAGATCTGGGAAGCCGTCATCCGGGGCTGGCCTTCCTTCCAGGGGAACTGCCGGCCGGCGACCTGGATCGCCGCCGTCGCCCGGCGGCGCTGCGCCGATTTCTTCCGCCGCCGGCGGGAGGCCTCGCTGGAGGAGATGGGGGCGGGCGGGGACGAGGACGGCCCCGCCTTCGAACCCGCCGATCCCGCCGCCGGGCGCGCCCCGGCGAGGCGGCAGGCGCGGGAGATGATCGAAGACGCCCTCTCCTCCCTGCCCCCGCGCCAGGAGAAGGCGCTGCGGCTGTGGATGGCCGGTTACCGCTACCGGGAAATAGCGGAAGAGCTGGGACGGGAAGGGATCCGGCTGAACGCGGGCCAGGTGGGGAAGCTCCTGCTGGAAGGAAAACGCCGGATGGGGGCGTCCCTGCGCCGGCGCGGGATCGACTCCGTGGAGGATGTATGGGAATAA
- a CDS encoding deaminase has protein sequence METVRRALLRAEARSTCRNIRLAAVIETPSGRLVEGWNGPPERCGPHPACRLGGPITPANLRLCPGVHAEVRALCRAAARGVAVEGGTLYLSRWFPCAPCARALIEAGIVRLVVTEKLSLAKDDCYNFVLAEELLGAAGVETVIDPGLLEFGQEEGVVRGPLSQPGFQVDP, from the coding sequence ATGGAAACCGTACGCCGCGCCTTGCTCCGCGCCGAGGCTCGGAGCACCTGCCGCAACATCCGTCTGGCCGCCGTGATCGAGACCCCCTCCGGGCGCCTGGTCGAGGGCTGGAACGGGCCTCCCGAGCGCTGCGGCCCGCACCCGGCCTGCCGGTTGGGCGGTCCGATCACTCCCGCCAACCTCCGGCTCTGTCCCGGGGTCCACGCCGAGGTCCGCGCGCTCTGCCGGGCGGCGGCGCGGGGCGTGGCCGTCGAGGGGGGAACGCTCTATCTCAGCCGCTGGTTCCCCTGCGCCCCCTGCGCCCGGGCCCTGATCGAAGCCGGAATCGTCCGTCTGGTGGTGACGGAGAAACTCTCCCTGGCCAAGGACGATTGCTACAACTTCGTACTGGCCGAGGAACTGCTGGGGGCCGCCGGGGTGGAGACGGTGATCGATCCCGGTTTACTCGAATTCGGCCAGGAGGAAGGTGTGGTCCGAGGGCCGCTCTCCCAGCCGGGGTTCCAGGTCGATCCATGA
- the xth gene encoding exodeoxyribonuclease III yields MLVATFNVNSIRARLPTVLAWLEEHRPDVLALQETKVRDEDFPRAEFEKAGWQVAFRGEKTYNGVAIVSRETPELVSYGFDGEGKDEGSRLIRADFGGVSVVNTYVPQGRAPEHEMFRFKLEWLARLRRWFDRTFSPDRPLAWAGDFNVARLPLDVFDPEGEADNVCYHPRARDALENVIAWGFEDCFRSNHPEERLYTFFDYRTPWLLKRRMGWRIDYIMAAPALARRCRGSWIDLEPRLGERPSDHTFLLAEFE; encoded by the coding sequence ATGCTCGTCGCCACCTTCAACGTCAACTCCATCCGGGCCCGGCTGCCGACGGTCCTGGCCTGGCTGGAGGAGCATCGCCCCGACGTCCTCGCCCTCCAGGAGACCAAGGTCCGGGACGAGGACTTCCCCCGGGCGGAGTTCGAGAAAGCCGGCTGGCAGGTCGCCTTCCGAGGGGAGAAGACCTACAACGGGGTGGCGATCGTCTCCCGGGAAACGCCGGAGCTGGTCTCCTACGGGTTCGACGGGGAGGGGAAGGACGAGGGGAGCCGGCTGATCCGGGCCGACTTCGGGGGGGTGAGCGTGGTCAACACCTACGTCCCCCAGGGCCGGGCTCCGGAACACGAGATGTTCCGCTTCAAGCTGGAGTGGCTGGCGCGGCTGCGGCGGTGGTTCGACCGCACCTTTTCCCCGGACCGGCCACTGGCCTGGGCGGGGGACTTCAACGTCGCCCGCCTCCCCCTGGACGTCTTCGACCCCGAGGGCGAAGCCGACAACGTCTGTTACCACCCCCGGGCCCGGGACGCCCTGGAAAACGTCATCGCCTGGGGTTTCGAGGACTGCTTCCGCAGCAACCACCCCGAGGAGCGGCTCTACACCTTTTTCGACTACCGGACCCCCTGGCTGCTCAAGCGGCGGATGGGCTGGCGGATCGACTACATCATGGCCGCTCCGGCCCTGGCCCGGCGCTGCCGGGGCTCATGGATCGACCTGGAACCCCGGCTGGGAGAGCGGCCCTCGGACCACACCTTCCTCCTGGCCGAATTCGAGTAA
- a CDS encoding iron-containing alcohol dehydrogenase, translated as MLNFTFYNPTKILFGKGRIADLAGEIPENARVLILYGGGSVKKNGVLDRVREALDGCAPAEFGGIEPNPRFETLVKAVELVRSDGIDFLLAVGGGSVVDGTKFVAAAAPFEGDPWKIMETRGAAVRSALPLGTVLTLPATGSEMNCGSVVTRESTKSKLPFMNPAVYPRFSVLDPTVTYTLPPRQTANGVIDTFVHIAEQYLTYPVGGKVQDRFSEGLLLTLIEEGPKALADPENYEVRANLMWCATLGLNGLIGAGVPQDWATHMVGHEITALHGLDHGQTLAVVLPAMLEVRREQKREKLLQYARRVWGIEGADEEEAVSAAIAATREFFERMGVQTRLGDYGIGPDAVPALLAQLEAHGMVKLGERGGVTPDVARRVLERCAGGAESMEHGA; from the coding sequence ATGCTGAACTTCACGTTTTACAACCCCACCAAGATCCTGTTCGGGAAGGGCCGGATCGCCGACCTGGCCGGGGAGATCCCCGAAAACGCCCGGGTGCTGATCCTCTACGGCGGCGGGAGCGTCAAGAAAAACGGCGTCCTCGACCGGGTCAGGGAGGCCCTGGACGGTTGCGCCCCGGCCGAGTTCGGCGGGATCGAGCCCAACCCCCGTTTCGAGACCCTGGTGAAAGCGGTGGAACTGGTCCGCTCCGACGGGATCGATTTCCTGCTGGCGGTGGGCGGGGGCTCGGTCGTGGACGGGACCAAGTTCGTCGCCGCCGCCGCGCCCTTCGAGGGCGATCCCTGGAAGATCATGGAGACCCGAGGGGCGGCCGTGCGCTCCGCCCTCCCCCTGGGGACGGTCCTGACGCTGCCGGCCACCGGGTCGGAGATGAACTGCGGCTCGGTCGTCACCCGCGAATCCACCAAAAGCAAGCTCCCCTTCATGAACCCGGCGGTCTATCCCCGCTTTTCCGTCCTCGACCCGACCGTGACCTACACCCTCCCGCCCCGGCAGACCGCCAACGGGGTGATCGACACCTTCGTCCATATCGCCGAGCAGTACCTGACCTACCCGGTGGGGGGCAAGGTCCAGGACCGCTTCTCCGAGGGCCTGCTGCTCACCCTGATCGAGGAAGGGCCCAAGGCCCTGGCCGATCCCGAGAACTACGAGGTCCGCGCCAACCTGATGTGGTGCGCCACCCTGGGCCTGAACGGCCTGATCGGGGCCGGGGTGCCGCAGGACTGGGCCACTCACATGGTCGGCCACGAGATCACGGCGCTCCACGGCCTCGACCACGGCCAGACCCTGGCCGTGGTGCTCCCGGCCATGCTCGAAGTGCGCCGGGAGCAGAAACGCGAAAAACTCCTCCAGTACGCCCGCCGGGTCTGGGGGATCGAGGGAGCGGACGAGGAGGAGGCCGTCTCCGCCGCCATCGCCGCCACCCGGGAGTTCTTCGAGCGGATGGGGGTGCAGACCCGGCTGGGCGACTACGGGATCGGGCCCGACGCCGTCCCCGCCCTCCTGGCCCAACTGGAAGCCCACGGCATGGTCAAGCTGGGGGAACGGGGCGGCGTCACCCCCGACGTGGCCCGCCGGGTCCTGGAACGCTGCGCGGGGGGAGCAGAGAGCATGGAGCATGGGGCATAG
- a CDS encoding class I SAM-dependent methyltransferase — MDEPRDYRDIIAYEQGGEGRHHHRGKSSESVLDKEKILDALPLGPGQTVLDAGCGNGYMAKEFLRRVGPAGRVYALDPDEAAIDRLRRETESDGLIALAADITAPTGLPGGAFDLVYLCTVVHGFSPEQFAGFAAEIDRLLAPGGFLAVVEIVKRESPFGPPLARRLSPEELQARLALAPEPVVELGKYFYLQIFRAPPTAETGNPGG, encoded by the coding sequence ATGGACGAACCAAGGGATTACCGGGACATCATCGCGTACGAACAGGGCGGCGAGGGACGCCACCACCACCGGGGGAAGTCCTCGGAGAGCGTCCTGGACAAGGAGAAGATCCTGGACGCCCTGCCCCTGGGGCCGGGGCAGACGGTACTCGACGCCGGCTGCGGGAACGGCTACATGGCCAAGGAGTTCCTGCGCCGGGTCGGCCCGGCCGGCAGAGTCTACGCTCTCGACCCGGACGAGGCCGCGATCGACCGGCTCCGGCGGGAAACCGAGAGCGACGGCCTGATCGCGCTGGCGGCGGACATCACGGCCCCGACCGGCCTGCCCGGCGGGGCCTTCGATCTCGTCTACCTCTGCACCGTGGTCCACGGGTTCTCGCCGGAGCAGTTCGCTGGTTTCGCGGCCGAGATCGACCGGCTCCTGGCCCCGGGCGGCTTCCTGGCCGTGGTCGAGATCGTCAAGCGCGAAAGCCCTTTCGGCCCTCCCCTGGCCCGGCGACTTTCGCCGGAGGAACTCCAAGCGCGGCTGGCCCTCGCCCCCGAGCCCGTCGTCGAACTGGGAAAGTATTTCTACCTGCAAATCTTCCGCGCGCCGCCCACAGCTGAAACCGGAAACCCCGGAGGATAA